ACGCTTTCGATAGCCGAGCGTATTGCTGCTAGCTGAGTCACTATACTCTCGCAGTCGCGTTCGGCATCGACCATTTTTTGCAGTCCCCGGACCTGCCCCTCAATCTTCCTTAGTCGCTTTATGATTACTTCTCTTGGTACTCTGTCATCGGAAGCCATTTCACCCTCCAGGAATCACGCTCCAATCGATAGTATGCTGTGATTTATGGTGCCACATATTCCCGCAACGGTCAACCGGAGTATTTCACTATGAGATAAGCTTGCTCTGATACCCTGGCACCCTATCAACGACAGTTCACTACTGATTTGACAATACCTATAATGCAATATTATACTATACCGCAGTAGGGTATATTACGGTTCAGGTATCCTACGTACCTCCAAGAATTGCCCGGTTCTTCTCATGGCCGGGCAATTCTATTTTACCTTCCCCATAGTATTATGTCACCTCCTGCGATTAGCGCCAGCCCTCCGTGTCATTGCGAGCCGGGGCTCTGAGCCGGAGTCCTGAGTGTAAGCGAAGGGAAAGCGAAGAGACACCGAAGCAATCTCAGACTC
This genomic window from Dehalococcoidales bacterium contains:
- a CDS encoding metal-sensitive transcriptional regulator: MASDDRVPREVIIKRLRKIEGQVRGLQKMVDAERDCESIVTQLAAIRSAIESVGQLVLNNYMQICFRKETETDDPTASLARVVGIWNRVRVRDTS